Genomic segment of Halictus rubicundus isolate RS-2024b chromosome 16, iyHalRubi1_principal, whole genome shotgun sequence:
CACACAATGGAAAATTTTAGCGCTTTTGCGAGTTAAGGAAATTGGTAATATTACCGAAGAAACTGATGTATATATTGTGTATACAATGTGATTATGAAACAGGGAAATGTTATTCGTTTTACTAAATAACAAATTAACAGACACAATAGGCATTTACATTCAATTAACAAGTAATGCTGGAATTCTTCTAGCCACCTGCTTTTGGCTATGATTAACAATATTGTAATAGTACGTCATCAATGAACAATGGAATACATTAATAATTGATTTTCATCTTTTGAATTTTACTTGTACAGTGCTAATCATCCAAAATCAAATGTTGCTCGAATGAACCCAATTTCTACTTTATTTCACAGGTTTGAAAGGAAACTGAAACGATATGTTCTATTTTTCTGTTAGATCATTTCCGCAAACAATACATGGAGTCGCTtagaatttttaagtttttatttaatcattttacaTTTAATTGGCAGGTCCGCGTGTGTATGCATGTATATACATTTTCTTATGTATGTAATATATCATATATCAGGGATGTACGAATCTCGGATCGGGTCAGAAGAGATCGGAAGAGATAGGGCCGACTACCGAAAGTATGATTATGATACGTATCGGAATCCCGaaagtatgtatgtatatatatccgGCTGCCTAAGTTTTCTCGTGATTTCGAAACTATCCGACTACATACTTATACTTACGAACATATCGGGATCCCGAACTAtcctatttatatatataacaaCAAGTGTGAAGCGTAATATAGTCTACGTTATACTAAATTTTTTAAGaactattcaaattttcaacagATTTATTAAGAATGAATCTTGTGATGTAAAGACTAATTTTCTTCGTttgtaaatataatttgtaCTTATATTTGTATCTTTGATCCTTAGTCCATGTAATCTGTGTATTCATTTTATGTAAAGTGCGATGGTTGAAAGTATACATTACAGAGACTGAAAAGGTACTGAAAATAACTGTTTCAAACTGTTATTTGTCAATCGGTTATGATTGAAACCGTTATTTTCAGAACCAAAATAATGTTGTAACTGTTATGAGGATATCAAttctggcttatatcggttATGGTTATGGTTTTATAACTATAATTTTTCGGTTCTGCATTTTAGTTCTATCGTATAATTAAGACTCAATCTCTCTGATTAGTTTTCAGTCAGATCGTTTTGGGATCTCGATACGTTCGTAGGTAAGCAATCGGATAAGTATACTTCCGAGATCCCGACGAGTTTCAATACTTTTGAGAGCCCGCTCGATCTCGTCCGGTCTGATCCGAACCGAACCCGAAATGTCGAGAACCCGCAGATCCctgacatacatacatacatacatacatacatacacacaaacATACATAACAAGAAAATTCACATTCAACATATATTGTGACTGATAGATATTTATCATATATAATATAACATACGATGTATGAGAATTATTTGTTGTAGGGTTCAAGGGTTTAGTAGCTAATAAAGTAGGATGTAGTTCATTACAATTTTGCCTTTccgctatatatatatattagttACTATATATTTGTAAATGATTCAAACATTGCGTTCATTTGTCTGttaaaattgttcaaatcaTAGAGGCAGAATATAAAGTTCCACATGGCGAAATTTTACTGTTTTTAAACTCAAAGTTTAAGTAAAAGAAGCCGGTTTAGTGGATATATTCACATTGCACCCGAACATTAGTTCCCGCgatgaaaataattaattgcTTCTTCATTTAAGATCGTAACGTAACTACATATGCAAACGACGAGTACAAAGTTCTTATCGATACTTTTAAGATTTTTAATACGTGTTACGATTCATTCTAATATGTACTCGTTTAACTGATGAAGCACAACATCGTGTAGGAATCATATAGAATTGTCGACTttcatatactctatcttatgTTACACTCAGAATCATTAACATATTTTCATTATTCACTACTACCTTTCATTTCACATCTAATTTCGTGTACATTTTAATTATAACAGTATATATTCATTATTCTATCATCATTCGATTTATTCTTAATACAAACTTAGAAAACTATATATGAATTAATATATCTGTATACATTGTATTATGTTCATGTGCGTGTACATCATTCATAATTTATCACAATCATACTATAATAACATGTTGCAAATCCTTGATAGAATATACAATGGCATATAAACAATTGGGGTATCATTTTTTGTGATAATGGCATACAATAAAAAAAGgtaatacatatatttcttcgTCGTCGTACTTAAATATATAACCCTTTAAAATAGAATATAACGTATAATTCCAATCTATTTAAATTTTCTGATGCGATCGATTTGATTGAGCTATGCATATATTTATTAGTTCTCCTAATCGAGAAACATATTTTCTAGTTGAAAaagtttatgaaaattttagaTCCACATATACTTATATAAGTATACAAGTGCATATTTGCTCTACTCCAAGTATCATGTGAATAAGCATAATGTACACACACACTATGCAAATTTCTAATCGTAGTTAAAAATGTTGCCATAAGTATCTACGTCAAACAGTTGGTCAACTACATTtgactacattgaattttgaaatttcttcACGTATTTTAGTAACGAAGATGTCGCTGATGTCGAATACAATACATAAATACGTGAACGTGACAATACTACAATGGTGAATTTCAATGGTATTAGCGATGACTGTTGGTTCAATACGACTGAATACGACCACGATCATATAACATATAACAACACGATCGAATGCGAGTAGTGTGAACATTTTATGTCAACAAAAGCTGGGTCGTGACTGGAGGGGTtcatgattatttattaaaatgaacGAGCACTAATAATGGGAGACTTATTCGATATTGCAAATTTAATTACCGCTGTCGGTGTGGATAGAATTAAAATTAAGCCGGAACCTGGAGTTCCAGAGAAATCATCAAATGAAATACTAACCGAGTTATTTAGTACGTTTGATGCTGAAGAAGAAGTAGTATCGTCAGAGAACACTGATCAACAAGTTCCAAATGCCAACATCAAAGTTGAAAAGCCAAAGAAATCGCAGGTTAAAAAGAAGAAGGCGAAAAAGAAACACAAGCACAAGGATAAAAAACATAAGAAAAAGTCGAAATACAATTCTTCCGACAGTAATAGCGATCCAGAAAACAATAGTAAGCTATCATCaattgtaaatttatttttatttaatttgaatGTAAATAAAAGGCAGCTATCCTTCATATATTTTACCATATAGATGCTTATTATTCTTTATTATATACTAGACAATTAGAATTCATTAGGATCACCTTCTGTTGTCAATAGCTTTTTGTGAATGTTCTTTTCATTAAACAGTCAGATATAATAGTACCTTCTCAACGAATAGGtataaaaaagaagaggaagcataaaaagaaaacaaaacggAAACATGAAAATAATTCGAGTAAATCGTCGGATTCTGACGAGCCCAAAGCTAAGGTATCCAAACTTGGCAGTTCCTGTAACAATGCAAAAGGAAAAGGTCATTACAACGACAATGGATCAGAGATAGTGAAAAAGGGTCTGGTTGCTGGTACAAATATCGAGGAAATGGTAACGATTAAAAAGGAATCCGAAGTGGTAAATGCTTGCGAGAACAGTCCTGGAAGTCCTAAACTCCCACCAATTTCAAGGAAAATTCAGGAAGAAACAGAGGAGCAGCTGATACCTAAAATGCTTGGTTCGTATAGTTTAACGAATCCTTgatatttctttattaaaagAGGTAACATTGGCAACCATTAAAAAGACATTGGCAGACATTGTTATTGTATCGTGTCTTTTTTATCTACAGAGAAGCCGAAACAATCGATGCAAGGAAGAATCTTAATTAAAGATCTAAAGAATAGCACAGTTTATAATGATACAGTAAAGGAGATAGAAAATAAAGTAAAGGAAAAAGCAGCACGAATGGAAGACGGAGAACTATCCGATAGTAGTACAGACAATAGAACTCCAACTTTAAGTCCCAGTCCGGTACGAAGTAATTCGATAAGGTCACCAACGTTAAGTCCCAGTTTAGAAAAGATCGAGGATAGATTGTTAAATTCAGCAAAAGCAGGGATAACTGCGAGGAATGACTTAAGATTGATTTTgagggaaaaagaaaagaaaagactCGAGAATATGGATAAAAGATCGGACGATATAGAAAAGTCAAAGTTGTACATGGATAGCGAATATAAAGAGAAGGAGTACAGTTACAATCATAAAACAACAATAAATAAAGAGAGTAAACGTAGTCACAGTTCTCGCTCGCACGAGAAGAGACGGTCCGAGTCTCGATCACGCACAAGTTTCCATAGAAGTAGAAGCAGAGGAAGAGATAAACGAAGAGACAAAAGCAGAGACAGACGTGCAAAAAGTCGAAGTAACGACAGACGAGAGTCTATTAAAGCTAGAGAAAAACGAAAGCACAGAAGCCGTAGCGATGAAAGAAGCAGAGATAAATACTCGCGAGGAAGAAGTAGGAGCAGAGAACGAAAGTTAGTAGTTAGGAGtaccatatttttattttcgcagAAATATATaacagaaatagaaatagaaacatATGAGACAgcaatatgtattttatatgttAATACGTGTACATACATATTTAcgtatatttatacattttcaaGGGAGAGGATAGAAATCGACAAGAAGAAATTATTAGAGATCGCAAGGAGAAATGCAATAAACATGATTAAACAAGGAACATTACCATTAGCGCAACAGGATAAGGCTATCGCGGCGATACAAGCTGGTGGAAAAACAGTAGACGAACTCACAGGTAAATTACTTCTGTATTTCGGTAGGAACATAATAGAAACTTTTGTAACAGTTCTCGACAAAACATGGGCttttttattttagattttTGCAAATCATTATCAAAATCTGAAGCATTAGGTGAACTTTCTAGCATTTCTTCGGAAGAGGATGGCAGCGATACAGAGAAAGGTTTTCACCATCCTTTCCTGCTTAAGGGACGACCCAATTCTATTATTATGAATATTCGGgtataaataatttgaaatattcTATGCATCTTTTCTTTATTACTGGCATGTAagtatttatttact
This window contains:
- the LOC143362285 gene encoding uncharacterized protein LOC143362285 isoform X2 gives rise to the protein MGDLFDIANLITAVGVDRIKIKPEPGVPEKSSNEILTELFSTFDAEEEVVSSENTDQQVPNANIKVEKPKKSQVKKKKAKKKHKHKDKKHKKKSKYNSSDSNSDPENNSIKKKRKHKKKTKRKHENNSSKSSDSDEPKAKVSKLGSSCNNAKGKGHYNDNGSEIVKKGLVAGTNIEEMVTIKKESEVVNACENSPGSPKLPPISRKIQEETEEQLIPKMLEKPKQSMQGRILIKDLKNSTVYNDTVKEIENKVKEKAARMEDGELSDSSTDNRTPTLSPSPVRSNSIRSPTLSPSLEKIEDRLLNSAKAGITARNDLRLILREKEKKRLENMDKRSDDIEKSKLYMDSEYKEKEYSYNHKTTINKESKRSHSSRSHEKRRSESRSRTSFHRSRSRGRDKRRDKSRDRRAKSRSNDRRESIKAREKRKHRSRSDERSRDKYSRGRSRSRERKERIEIDKKKLLEIARRNAINMIKQGTLPLAQQDKAIAAIQAGGKTVDELTDFCKSLSKSEALGELSSISSEEDGSDTEKGFHHPFLLKGRPNSIIMNIRDAKQLPTKTFQEKTVESSNQLRLQFPVSSGQHHRKTENEWVPITSKKPEPKKQFVPATVPSKPPAVMPIPTPPVHPVQSTVFSQPVPTEPIDIGSIVSQRLAAMRKLRENPNDICAQNEMYRAQNEMRTWAESKQMPGQFTGSTGAKVLSPAELTSGYQAWARKARSYIREETTSAA
- the LOC143362285 gene encoding uncharacterized protein LOC143362285 isoform X1: MGDLFDIANLITAVGVDRIKIKPEPGVPEKSSNEILTELFSTFDAEEEVVSSENTDQQVPNANIKVEKPKKSQVKKKKAKKKHKHKDKKHKKKSKYNSSDSNSDPENNSIKKKRKHKKKTKRKHENNSSKSSDSDEPKAKVSKLGSSCNNAKGKGHYNDNGSEIVKKGLVAGTNIEEMVTIKKESEVVNACENSPGSPKLPPISRKIQEETEEQLIPKMLEKPKQSMQGRILIKDLKNSTVYNDTVKEIENKVKEKAARMEDGELSDSSTDNRTPTLSPSPVRSNSIRSPTLSPSLEKIEDRLLNSAKAGITARNDLRLILREKEKKRLENMDKRSDDIEKSKLYMDSEYKEKEYSYNHKTTINKESKRSHSSRSHEKRRSESRSRTSFHRSRSRGRDKRRDKSRDRRAKSRSNDRRESIKAREKRKHRSRSDERSRDKYSRGRSRSRERKERIEIDKKKLLEIARRNAINMIKQGTLPLAQQDKAIAAIQAGGKTVDELTDFCKSLSKSEALGELSSISSEEDGSDTEKGFHHPFLLKGRPNSIIMNIRDAKQLPTKTFQEKTVESSNQLRLQFPVSSGQHHRKTENEWVPITSKKPEPKKQFVPATVPSKPPAVMPIPTPPVHPVQSTVFSQPVPTEPIDIGSIVSQRLAAMRKLRENPNDICAQNEMYRAQNEMRTWAESKQMPGQFTGSTGAKVLSPAELTSGYQAWARKDQLVSAQPVSGGMGMALLQKMGWRPGEGLGKNKEGTLEPLQLEVKLDKRGLVSEQDIGQKIGKTTKPLVPAIKTLEGKHPVSLLGEYCSKRKLGAPVYELCFECGPDHRKNFLFKVKVNGIEYKPSVASPNKKQAKAEAAQICLQTLGLLPEPNPVPASEA
- the LOC143362285 gene encoding uncharacterized protein LOC143362285 isoform X3; its protein translation is MGDLFDIANLITAVGVDRIKIKPEPGVPEKSSNEILTELFSTFDAEEEVVSSENTDQQVPNANIKVEKPKKSQVKKKKAKKKHKHKDKKHKKKSKYNSSDSNSDPENNSIKKKRKHKKKTKRKHENNSSKSSDSDEPKAKVSKLGSSCNNAKGKGHYNDNGSEIVKKGLVAGTNIEEMVTIKKESEVVNACENSPGSPKLPPISRKIQEETEEQLIPKMLEKPKQSMQGRILIKDLKNSTVYNDTVKEIENKVKEKAARMEDGELSDSSTDNRTPTLSPSPVRSNSIRSPTLSPSLEKIEDRLLNSAKAGITARNDLRLILREKEKKRLENMDKRSDDIEKSKLYMDSEYKEKEYSYNHKTTINKESKRSHSSRSHEKRRSESRSRTSFHRSRSRGRDKRRDKSRDRRAKSRSNDRRESIKAREKRKHRSRSDERSRDKYSRGRSRSRERKERIEIDKKKLLEIARRNAINMIKQGTLPLAQQDKAIAAIQAGGKTVDELTDFCKSLSKSEALGELSSISSEEDGSDTEKGFHHPFLLKGRPNSIIMNIRDAKQLPTKTFQEKTVESSNQLRLQFPVSSGQHHRKTENEWVPITSKKPEPKKQFVPATVPSKPPAVMPIPTPPVHPVQSTVFSQPVPTEPIDIGSIVSQRLAAMRKLRENPNDICAQNEMYRAQNEMRTWAESKQMPGQFTGSTGAKVLSPAELTSGYQAWARKDFIGCY